From Dermochelys coriacea isolate rDerCor1 chromosome 23, rDerCor1.pri.v4, whole genome shotgun sequence, one genomic window encodes:
- the LOC119847045 gene encoding myoD family inhibitor-like — MSGCSPIPPDGCGAEALSKGVSGDPRRFSKSERDVDCPSRRSLPGEEVHPSKETSLILLPLTTEKAGRDSTPQTSGGPAVTRCPERWRDKAPLPMHPQPPVAPARLGKQRLGSTASVCSRQSCKSTASHIQEVAGDDRCAHCALACLFCEFLALCSLALDGLDCGALCLAGGCCAGGEPPGPGCGGGGCPCGGGCGLLQDCCNSADCLEICLECCSICFPV; from the exons atgtctggctgcagCCCAATCCCCCCTGACGGTTGTGGGGCAGAAGCACTATCGAAGGGAGTCTCAGGAGACCCACGCAGATTCTCCAAGTCTGAGA GGGATGTGGATTGTCCCAGCCGGAGATCTCTGCCTGGGGAAGAGGTTCATCCCAGCAAGGAGACATCGCTAATTCTCCTGCCACTGACCACTGAGAAAGCAGGGAGAG ACTCCACACCCCAGACCTCGGGGGGCCCTGCAGTCACCCGCTGCCCTGAGCGCTGGAGGGACAAGGCTCCACTCCCCATGCACCCACAGCCCCCGGTGGCTCCGGCCCGGCTGGGGAAACAGCGTCTGGGCTCCACCGCATCTGTCTGCAGCCGCCAGAGCTGTAAATCCACCGCCTCACACATCCAGGAGGTAGCTGGGGATG ACCGCTGCGCTCACTGTGCCCTGGCCTGTCTGTTCTGCGAGTTCCTGGCGCTGTGCTCCCTGGCGCTGGACGGCCTGGACTGCGGGGCACTgtgcctggctggggggtgctgCGCGGGGGGGGAGCCCCCGGGTCCCGGCTGCGGGGGAGGTGGCTGCCCCTGCGGAGGGGGCTGCGGGCTCCTCCAGGACTGCTGCAATTCTGCCGACTGCCTGGAAATCTGCCTGGAGTGCTGCTCCATCTGCTTCCCCGTCTGA